The Thalassoroseus pseudoceratinae genome has a segment encoding these proteins:
- a CDS encoding fused DSP-PTPase phosphatase/NAD kinase-like protein, translating to MQRRTTLWGIGLAAVVGVLAGGYAYHQHHRYKHLATHDEGLVYRAAWLEPDVLDEVIEKYQIRSVVNLCNPGEMGEPRWDGERKAVTNAGARLIELPMTLNVEADDPTITDHLEILSDPNNYPMLVHCQHGVTRTAKFLSLYDIKYRGLSAEESLAKQPLFGRDDHNVNVRAFVKNFDQEHRQLYPTASAEDIRVLRQ from the coding sequence ATGCAACGACGAACGACTCTCTGGGGCATTGGCCTCGCCGCCGTAGTGGGCGTGTTGGCTGGCGGATACGCGTATCACCAGCATCACCGCTACAAACACCTCGCGACCCACGACGAAGGTTTGGTCTACCGAGCCGCTTGGCTGGAACCCGATGTCCTCGATGAAGTCATCGAAAAATACCAAATTCGTTCCGTGGTCAACTTGTGCAATCCCGGTGAAATGGGCGAACCGCGTTGGGACGGTGAACGAAAGGCTGTCACCAATGCCGGTGCGCGTCTCATCGAACTTCCGATGACGCTTAACGTCGAAGCGGATGATCCGACGATTACCGATCATCTCGAGATCCTCTCCGACCCCAACAATTATCCGATGCTCGTTCACTGCCAACATGGCGTGACACGAACCGCCAAATTTCTTTCGCTTTATGACATCAAGTATCGCGGTTTGAGTGCGGAAGAATCGCTCGCCAAACAACCGCTGTTCGGACGTGACGATCACAACGTCAATGTGCGAGCCTTCGTCAAAAACTTCGACCAAGAACATCGCCAACTCTACCCAACCGCATCCGCGGAAGACATTCGTGTCCTTCGGCAGTAA
- a CDS encoding sulfatase-like hydrolase/transferase, protein MSRKQGLCRPRWTTNFVALTGLAVMVVALGLLQTSTKAAEKPQSPNVIVILADDLGYGDLSCYGAPDLQSPNLDKLASDGLRFTNFYANCPVCSPTRAALLSGKYQDRVGVPGVIRTHANNSWGWLSPESTLLPKVLKTQGYHSAIIGKWHLGLESPNTPNERGFDWFHGFLGDMMDDYYKHRRHDVNYMRRNQEVIDPKGHATDLFTDWACDYLKSRGDESEPFFLYLAYNAPHTPIQPPAEWVEKVRQRETGISERRAKLIALIEHMDAGIGKVLTCLESTGQADNTLVIFSSDNGGQINVGANNGPTRAGKGTVYEGGLKVPTIAKWPGVIEPGTETQFTAMSMDIFTTIVDATTATKPTDLDGRSFLPTLKGKAQEPLRPIAFFRRREGGLQYQGKTIDAVRRGPWKLLQNSPFGKQELYNLDDDPLEERNLLSENPRVYRELANKLQNQVRLYGKIPWQAPESD, encoded by the coding sequence ATGTCCCGCAAACAAGGCTTATGCCGCCCGAGATGGACGACCAATTTCGTCGCGTTGACTGGCCTCGCGGTCATGGTCGTTGCATTGGGTCTCTTGCAGACAAGCACCAAAGCCGCAGAAAAACCGCAGTCGCCGAACGTCATCGTCATCCTGGCGGACGATCTCGGTTATGGGGATTTGAGTTGCTATGGTGCTCCGGATTTGCAATCCCCTAATTTGGACAAACTTGCCAGCGACGGACTGCGATTCACGAATTTCTACGCCAATTGTCCGGTGTGTTCACCGACACGGGCGGCGTTACTTTCCGGCAAATATCAAGACAGGGTCGGTGTTCCGGGGGTGATCCGCACGCACGCAAACAACAGCTGGGGATGGTTGTCTCCCGAGTCCACGTTGTTACCGAAGGTTTTGAAGACGCAGGGGTATCACTCGGCCATCATCGGAAAATGGCATTTGGGGTTGGAGTCTCCGAATACACCAAACGAACGCGGATTCGATTGGTTTCACGGCTTTCTTGGTGACATGATGGACGACTACTACAAGCACCGTCGTCACGACGTCAATTACATGCGACGGAATCAAGAGGTGATCGATCCAAAGGGTCACGCGACGGATTTGTTTACCGATTGGGCATGCGACTACCTGAAGTCTCGGGGCGACGAGTCTGAACCATTTTTCCTGTACCTGGCGTACAACGCGCCGCACACACCGATTCAACCGCCGGCGGAATGGGTCGAAAAAGTCCGTCAACGCGAAACGGGAATCTCGGAACGACGGGCCAAGTTAATCGCACTGATTGAACATATGGATGCCGGGATCGGCAAAGTGTTGACGTGCCTAGAGTCCACCGGCCAAGCCGACAACACGCTCGTGATTTTCAGTTCCGACAACGGCGGGCAAATCAACGTCGGAGCGAACAACGGACCGACACGGGCGGGGAAAGGAACCGTCTACGAGGGCGGCTTGAAAGTCCCCACGATCGCCAAATGGCCGGGCGTGATCGAACCGGGAACCGAAACACAATTCACCGCCATGAGCATGGATATCTTCACCACGATCGTCGATGCCACAACTGCGACGAAGCCCACCGATCTCGACGGACGAAGCTTCTTGCCCACGCTCAAGGGGAAGGCACAGGAGCCATTGCGGCCGATCGCGTTCTTCCGTCGTCGTGAAGGCGGTCTGCAATACCAAGGCAAAACCATCGATGCCGTCCGACGCGGTCCATGGAAACTGCTTCAGAACAGCCCGTTCGGCAAGCAAGAGTTATACAACCTCGACGATGATCCGCTCGAAGAGCGAAACTTGTTATCCGAAAACCCTCGCGTGTATCGAGAACTCGCCAACAAATTGCAAAATCAAGTTCGACTCTATGGAAAGATTCCCTGGCAAGCGCCGGAATCGGACTGA
- a CDS encoding ThuA domain-containing protein produces MRILFVLIFGCLLQPVPLAVAAENPRPKRVLLLGQKPDGHPFRTHEYMAGVNLMAEMLQPFENLQTIVVSADDAWSEGPDLIDGADVVVVFLSQGAKWLSADAKRLAAFKHLAQRGGGFVCLHWGMGTRDAEDVPAYVSLFGGCHGGPDRKYKVVETSARPATIDHPILRGIKPFNVHEEFYYRLKFPAERENHVGLIFADIEDREEPVAWAWEREDGGRSFGFSGGHFHKNWKLPEYRRLMVQGILWTGHQPIRQTGIAVDVKPAQLQLEPR; encoded by the coding sequence ATGCGGATTCTATTTGTGTTGATTTTCGGTTGTCTTCTTCAGCCGGTGCCGTTGGCCGTCGCGGCGGAGAATCCGCGTCCGAAGCGAGTGCTCTTGCTCGGGCAAAAACCGGATGGGCACCCATTTCGCACGCATGAGTACATGGCGGGCGTCAATCTGATGGCGGAGATGTTGCAACCGTTTGAAAACTTGCAAACGATTGTCGTTTCCGCCGACGACGCTTGGAGCGAAGGACCGGATCTCATCGACGGTGCCGACGTGGTTGTCGTGTTCCTTTCCCAAGGAGCGAAGTGGCTCAGCGCGGATGCGAAAAGACTGGCCGCCTTCAAACACCTTGCCCAGCGGGGTGGTGGTTTCGTCTGTCTGCACTGGGGCATGGGAACCCGTGATGCCGAGGATGTTCCCGCATACGTTTCCTTGTTCGGCGGTTGTCATGGCGGACCGGATCGCAAATACAAAGTCGTCGAGACATCCGCCCGTCCCGCGACGATTGATCACCCGATTCTTCGCGGGATCAAGCCGTTCAATGTCCACGAGGAATTCTACTATCGCTTGAAGTTTCCAGCCGAGCGTGAGAACCACGTGGGTCTTATCTTCGCCGACATCGAAGACCGTGAAGAACCGGTCGCATGGGCATGGGAACGTGAGGACGGCGGGCGTTCGTTTGGCTTCAGCGGCGGTCATTTCCACAAGAATTGGAAACTGCCGGAGTATCGGCGATTGATGGTGCAAGGGATTCTCTGGACCGGACACCAACCAATTCGGCAAACCGGCATCGCGGTCGATGTGAAGCCTGCTCAATTGCAACTAGAGCCCCGCTGA
- a CDS encoding DNA-methyltransferase produces the protein MPKPPSTGLIHGDCLTELKKLSDGSVDLAFADPPFNIGYSYDQYDDNLPSDEYEQWCEEWMGEVVRVLKPNGTFWLAIGDEYAAELKVLLTRTLGMHCRSWVVWYYTFGVNCKHKFSRSHAHLLYMTKDPAEFVFNVDDPAVRVPSARQLVYKDKRANPKGRLPDDTWIAPPILRDHEGWVLRPQDVPESFQASEDTWYVPRVAGTFKERKGWHGCQMPEQVLARIIRSCSHEGDLVLDPFAGSGTTLAVAKKLGRQYLGYEISEDYVSWASERLDQIKTGDPLDGAENPLRSVPSTNNGKKLKEH, from the coding sequence ATGCCCAAACCGCCAAGCACCGGCTTGATTCATGGAGACTGCCTGACCGAACTGAAAAAACTGTCGGACGGATCGGTCGATTTGGCCTTTGCCGACCCGCCGTTCAATATTGGCTACAGTTACGATCAGTACGACGACAATCTCCCCTCCGATGAATACGAGCAGTGGTGTGAGGAGTGGATGGGGGAAGTCGTGCGGGTGTTGAAGCCGAACGGAACCTTTTGGTTGGCGATCGGTGATGAATATGCCGCTGAACTCAAAGTGTTACTGACACGCACCTTGGGGATGCACTGCCGAAGTTGGGTCGTGTGGTACTACACGTTTGGCGTCAACTGCAAACACAAGTTCAGCCGTTCTCATGCTCATCTGTTGTACATGACCAAGGACCCTGCGGAGTTCGTCTTCAACGTGGACGACCCCGCAGTCCGTGTGCCTTCGGCTAGACAACTTGTGTACAAAGACAAACGGGCCAATCCCAAAGGTCGGCTTCCGGATGACACTTGGATTGCTCCCCCTATTCTTCGCGATCACGAGGGATGGGTTCTCAGACCGCAGGATGTCCCGGAGAGCTTTCAAGCCAGTGAAGACACCTGGTATGTGCCTCGGGTTGCCGGCACGTTCAAAGAGCGGAAAGGATGGCACGGTTGTCAAATGCCGGAGCAAGTTCTCGCCAGGATTATCCGAAGTTGCTCCCACGAGGGTGATCTCGTTCTCGATCCGTTCGCGGGTAGTGGCACCACGTTGGCGGTTGCGAAGAAACTTGGTCGTCAGTATCTCGGGTACGAGATCAGCGAGGACTACGTAAGTTGGGCCAGCGAGCGGTTAGATCAAATCAAGACTGGTGATCCACTCGACGGAGCCGAAAACCCGCTTCGAAGCGTACCGTCCACAAACAATGGAAAAAAACTCAAAGAACACTGA
- the tsaE gene encoding tRNA (adenosine(37)-N6)-threonylcarbamoyltransferase complex ATPase subunit type 1 TsaE — MATVEFIANDEPETARFGCVFGTVCVPNLVVGLVGDLGAGKTRFVRAVAGELGVPTEMVNSPTYILIHEYAGRLPVFHFDTYRLRDEDEFLELGVDELFSAGGVCLIEWANRVEEILPVDRLWIDITVTGPESRKFKITSNGELTDRVLAELRKRIDSAGL, encoded by the coding sequence ATGGCGACAGTTGAGTTCATCGCAAATGACGAACCGGAAACCGCTCGATTCGGGTGTGTCTTCGGTACGGTTTGCGTGCCAAATTTGGTCGTGGGATTGGTCGGGGATCTGGGCGCTGGGAAGACTCGGTTTGTGCGAGCCGTTGCCGGTGAACTTGGCGTGCCGACTGAAATGGTCAACAGCCCCACATACATCCTAATCCATGAATACGCCGGACGGTTGCCGGTGTTTCACTTCGACACTTACCGACTCCGTGACGAAGACGAATTTTTGGAACTTGGCGTCGACGAACTATTTTCCGCCGGTGGGGTTTGCCTGATCGAGTGGGCGAATCGCGTTGAGGAGATTTTGCCCGTGGATCGGCTGTGGATTGATATCACCGTCACCGGGCCGGAGAGTCGGAAATTCAAGATCACTTCCAATGGCGAGCTAACCGATCGTGTGTTGGCGGAGTTGCGAAAACGAATCGATTCAGCGGGGCTCTAG
- a CDS encoding lipopolysaccharide kinase InaA family protein has product MPLTETLARPSWAFPVQTDWPSPLRMSWPSPFSGSAIYESSEAREIMHRSGLTNLDRLFSLTRLSVHGHRGRAVIPMALPGLKKAVPSFIKLNWGRRRVWPRMTDLKSGQFLKSFPHREWLGIERLQEIGLRVPERIALLRHGMLRFREAVILKEVPPPHSLHELFENGGWQRLSNELQTELLASVAKTLSKIHRAGLAWRGVCTRHFFPSLDNDGTWKLWLIDCEGVHKSYAAKDRRRDHRKMMKAMNCSAADSQTKDQMARLLKTCQVDR; this is encoded by the coding sequence ATGCCTCTCACAGAAACACTCGCGCGGCCTAGTTGGGCATTTCCCGTACAAACCGATTGGCCGTCACCTCTCCGCATGAGTTGGCCGTCACCGTTCTCGGGCTCCGCGATTTACGAATCGTCCGAAGCCCGCGAGATCATGCATCGCAGTGGGCTGACGAATCTCGATCGTCTGTTTTCACTCACTCGCTTGAGTGTGCACGGTCATCGTGGTCGCGCCGTGATTCCCATGGCACTGCCAGGCCTCAAGAAAGCCGTTCCGTCGTTCATTAAATTGAATTGGGGACGGCGACGGGTCTGGCCGAGAATGACTGATCTCAAATCTGGTCAATTCCTCAAAAGCTTCCCACACCGGGAGTGGCTGGGAATTGAACGGCTGCAGGAAATCGGTCTGCGTGTGCCGGAGCGAATCGCGTTGTTGCGTCACGGCATGTTGCGATTTCGCGAAGCGGTCATCTTGAAGGAAGTGCCACCGCCGCACTCCTTGCACGAGCTCTTCGAGAATGGCGGTTGGCAACGACTGAGCAACGAATTGCAAACCGAATTGCTGGCGTCGGTTGCGAAGACGCTTTCCAAAATTCACCGAGCCGGTCTGGCTTGGCGTGGTGTCTGCACCCGTCACTTTTTCCCGTCGCTCGATAATGACGGCACATGGAAATTGTGGCTGATCGACTGCGAAGGCGTGCACAAATCGTACGCCGCCAAAGACAGACGTCGCGATCATCGGAAGATGATGAAGGCGATGAACTGCTCGGCGGCCGATTCTCAAACCAAGGACCAAATGGCACGACTCCTGAAGACGTGCCAAGTGGACCGGTGA
- a CDS encoding glycosyltransferase family 2 protein: MGSVGPRITICIPHWQVEEYAKPCLRSIRQHSEDYDLEVIVIDNGSKDQSLDYLRSLDWIHLIERPEETSDNWPKNVFTAWDQGLQVATGKYYVTMHSDVFVRRDAWLDNMIAILEQDDRVAASGAWKLELEHPLYLWQKRVFGFATNRLKSALGLKTAEAWKQRHYPRDYCAMYRTETLRTHGLSFHQDGMKGGGYAIARQIWDAGFQTGLVPVRTMAEDVFHVAHGTAGLRPEKPLNHRRAQKKVENKVSELFAEPWIQHLVTESSLDASHRNTRAA; the protein is encoded by the coding sequence ATGGGATCGGTCGGTCCACGAATTACCATTTGTATTCCGCATTGGCAGGTCGAGGAATACGCCAAGCCGTGTCTGCGGTCAATTCGCCAGCATTCGGAAGACTACGATCTAGAAGTGATTGTCATCGACAATGGCTCGAAAGACCAAAGTCTCGACTATCTCCGTTCGCTCGATTGGATTCACCTCATCGAGCGTCCGGAAGAAACCTCCGACAATTGGCCAAAGAATGTCTTCACCGCTTGGGACCAAGGCCTGCAAGTGGCGACGGGCAAATACTACGTCACCATGCATTCCGATGTGTTCGTCCGCCGAGATGCGTGGCTCGACAACATGATCGCCATCTTGGAACAAGATGATCGCGTCGCGGCGTCCGGTGCGTGGAAACTGGAACTCGAACATCCCCTTTATCTGTGGCAGAAACGAGTCTTTGGCTTCGCTACCAATCGTTTGAAATCCGCATTGGGATTGAAAACGGCGGAAGCATGGAAGCAGCGGCACTATCCACGTGATTACTGTGCGATGTACCGTACGGAAACGTTGCGAACCCACGGCTTGTCGTTCCATCAAGACGGGATGAAAGGCGGTGGCTACGCGATCGCCCGACAAATTTGGGATGCCGGTTTCCAGACGGGACTGGTTCCCGTTCGTACGATGGCCGAAGACGTGTTCCACGTGGCTCACGGAACAGCAGGGTTACGTCCTGAGAAACCTTTGAATCACCGTCGTGCACAGAAGAAAGTCGAAAACAAGGTTTCCGAATTGTTTGCGGAACCGTGGATTCAACACCTCGTGACCGAAAGTTCTTTGGATGCCTCTCACAGAAACACTCGCGCGGCCTAG
- a CDS encoding arylsulfatase has translation MSLQRGLFWALACIVIGGSSTYADSLQGSRPNIILVMTDDQGMGDLSCMGNKVLRTPHLDRFHAMSTRFTDFHVSPTCAPTRSAIFSGRHEFRNGVTHTIKERERMALSTTTFPELLQKAGYETGIFGKWHLGDEDEYQPYNRGFSETFIHGAGGIGQAYPSSCADFPPNREKEGLYFDNVILHNDTIVQTKGFCTDVFFQAALGWIKQQHDHEKPFFAYIAPNAPHGPMIAPERYKRRFLDMGWDKNTAGRYGMIENIDDNFGRLMEKLDEWKLWDDTLVIFMTDNGQAGRRAQLNGKRTTIFTAGFKTGKGSPYEGGTHVPAFWRWKGKLKEGVDIPALTAHIDLYKTFCQLADAEIPNGIQPIDGRSLMSLLEDPNADWADRHLFVHKGRWEKGADPNKSRLKDCAVRTQRWRLVNNKELYDISNDPYESTNVIDAHPEVVAKLRQEYDAWWKKTVPLMVNEDAPYAKQQPQAVRYQRQLRERGIPQWTPPEL, from the coding sequence ATGTCGCTCCAACGTGGTTTGTTCTGGGCTCTAGCCTGTATTGTGATTGGTGGAAGTTCGACCTATGCGGATTCGCTCCAAGGCAGCCGTCCGAATATCATTTTGGTCATGACGGATGATCAGGGGATGGGGGACTTGTCCTGCATGGGAAACAAAGTCCTACGGACGCCGCATCTCGATCGTTTTCACGCGATGTCCACGCGGTTCACCGACTTCCACGTGAGTCCCACCTGTGCACCAACGCGATCCGCGATTTTCAGTGGCCGACATGAATTCCGGAACGGCGTGACTCACACGATCAAAGAACGCGAACGGATGGCGCTTTCAACAACCACTTTCCCCGAACTTCTTCAGAAAGCTGGTTACGAGACCGGCATTTTTGGGAAGTGGCATTTGGGGGATGAGGACGAATATCAGCCGTACAACCGCGGGTTTAGTGAGACCTTCATTCATGGAGCCGGCGGAATCGGGCAGGCGTATCCTAGTAGCTGTGCGGACTTCCCACCCAACCGCGAGAAGGAAGGGCTTTACTTCGATAATGTGATTTTGCACAACGACACCATCGTGCAGACCAAAGGGTTTTGCACCGATGTGTTTTTCCAGGCGGCGTTGGGTTGGATCAAGCAACAACACGATCATGAGAAACCGTTCTTCGCGTACATTGCCCCCAACGCGCCGCACGGTCCGATGATCGCTCCGGAAAGGTATAAGCGTCGCTTCCTCGATATGGGCTGGGATAAGAATACCGCCGGACGTTACGGGATGATCGAAAACATCGACGATAACTTCGGTCGTCTGATGGAAAAGCTAGACGAATGGAAACTGTGGGACGACACACTCGTGATCTTCATGACCGACAACGGTCAGGCGGGGCGACGAGCTCAATTGAACGGCAAGCGGACGACCATATTCACCGCAGGATTCAAAACCGGGAAAGGTTCGCCCTATGAAGGTGGAACTCATGTGCCGGCGTTTTGGCGATGGAAGGGAAAGCTCAAGGAAGGCGTGGACATTCCGGCGTTGACGGCTCACATCGATCTTTACAAGACGTTCTGCCAGTTGGCCGATGCCGAAATCCCGAACGGCATTCAGCCGATCGATGGACGTTCACTCATGTCGTTGCTGGAAGATCCCAATGCGGACTGGGCGGATCGTCATTTGTTCGTTCACAAGGGGCGTTGGGAGAAAGGCGCCGATCCGAATAAGAGTCGGTTGAAAGATTGTGCCGTCCGCACGCAGCGATGGCGTCTGGTCAACAACAAGGAACTCTACGACATCTCGAATGACCCGTACGAGTCGACGAACGTAATCGACGCACACCCAGAAGTGGTCGCCAAACTTCGTCAGGAATATGACGCCTGGTGGAAAAAAACCGTGCCGTTGATGGTTAACGAAGACGCTCCGTATGCCAAGCAACAGCCGCAGGCGGTTCGATATCAACGCCAACTCCGCGAGCGGGGAATTCC